One segment of Babesia bigemina genome assembly Bbig001, chromosome : II DNA contains the following:
- a CDS encoding HEAT repeat family protein, putative, which produces MGELPGNELRFRRALYRISAGVLCRTDLCIIEGFVDHLMRESPGDGEYTLSVRDNALEVASSFNKFMYHRVVLTLVPKLERRIRSIVNKLKILLTIHKDEIQPITLLQSKGVGLFHLALVRHAECRVEQLSVLKTLLADSQFVLSPFFASLIANLLESITCEEFETYISSDILRLLKRGQKGVAFTLFTLQKYLKPHVTLSRAVDITENLKQFLMQQDGTTIFGAEKVPYEEVKRKGPYGQVVSELIHWFSGAAFRSSNCPLAKYLRGVLDSFSGTSRLSAPNQEINAQLLLLLLPIRLEESIDATLVSNVVESYRLTIRRIAKSHPLESVQLYFIQIVGHLLALLPDSDFENLLMDILSEQMKPLEKLNQKTKDVRINDAIVSATLYGLRYVTGAYQMHGGPRTFEGASKLKGYLTTLIQFSQDKPVYKNCLFEAMFVMLHLEPDDVTYLPESSTTAAARASEQMKLSNVLEAMHINNRDPLGHLSMCENALKRQDITPQDGKISTLMGMKNIPSMVEAVTETTGSQLYATMVDLYEELCNKKDDVKHPVLACVYTRQHVERRLQDFNGTLQEHHIYNMLLTILHSSIKLKYKKSIRMLRDAWMRYNSDKHLFTVLVHCILLRCPLAEFPNGSDLSRIINSRPCKVIRVLAPVSLDENAVFGIVHHSVEEGTVPLILDHYLAFQDADVSELIRSLLLAAENTLNKLRSFEKEDFEIYLAPADKLYQDSRQYQPNIHQSDKKKFSNLTKQQLDEMRYKDQCAVRREIAHLVKKVNTTLYALSRALAHKRDYLKAFLRDFLVICKMALGVSVLRGSFSLFMDMLCQQCLIGVLPNTAGRISFILQSIYSEQDYRINYDNLNVALNDLSDSCVTSTESGILITEITTYVLSSCDTNISIKEACLRVILKFLGDRVDIGQRNIIDAVAANLRNEALYPSMIATLKEAVKYMVDHEGITSICKIGLSSTTSLVREVVAFYVRDRRPDSLGSIAKYLMIMGIDVAGLSCPVKHIIDLLPQYVECNPELLDLAPKVFLLYSVNDVMDSFQACYQEIDRMARGSLIVVLIRYFSILSENVVHSDIFDRFVLMSGDSSHVHRTLDCCKALSKTVPTQSVGLLIAHMRTWMDNKYPQALDALPSGFLAASDIVTLGVCATFMGYLQEKIKYDSQVKWNLELLLKILSFENEFSKAEAGYNSAAIIASLARICALEDEEDLLNTKIPMLLSSVSDNDFATVPCVSLLKGGGLLYLKKHNIVAKIKESLRVKGMPRELLFVKELANQFGRLFEPYVKDIFSTLLRCFPDSFDVCLDTCATVLGILTPVGFKSILPIITESLGTYSSNIKLGCLRLLSQVIKNSKLQSVIIKNVSDVVKVVSPCTTDTQKAVKDAAEHVLDSIVGLAGTESILYPTMGSILKVLSHPSDMNVLSTMQALYEYARNHPNDEGKSHATIGVVELGLLEPVLSRSLKSRNGSCRQSAIVFSSWLVYRCGGYREVELFFTTFMPNLTDHLKDTLPEIRREAARAIGCCANAFKRFGCDTSKVLMIDLINRLMKCLMESITSLERCSAAAGLAEALWAVDDVFVEGIVTKVLKILDSRDSTPQMREGCLALFRHLPLTCHDYMLTNLDTILSRVMGILCDEDERVRDMASNVIRTVIEKYHESSRDIVFNNLRLASRSKEWQTRNIALPLLQFLNTLKEDNRVTVELYIGRYDQNPTVKTTAMDIWKGMNVTRSLRTIFPLVLHSVIELLEQDDDEEDTRVQAGECITDAISRLGSDTVNDFIEAILNCDGAFRGRCIGIASLASNGKAGIEKHLPRILQFLKECLCKTCSCHEASKALATLAGYFPAVVSEVLPSLVSDLFSKDEKDAYLVGITLLIESHSECYSVILQEVLNPELDVTRLALLERMLCAKRTKVVFSQQNILSRCLSQMLLYYRAFPKETMASFSAFVSLVRAESVMRLIHILIEMLDDLAAGSNDGSKKSTLIVFVSRVLELRDCDVDSHYGNVADSLSRYIFADPGTMEASILVLDQLIKSAERRAELDNLIGAFSKYFSAFGVANGQVQQTSLTTTLPLMMSLIQKGLVKSNAKIEAAKCVTALHKLVGTEHMGPFILKTIGAIIRCLNDKCPSLLKISLLEAIHSLLHCEVTHVRVILYQLQSALFKCLSDVNSEVNMLIGPTLRLYVRLAPNKSDSVLADLLQLASDKVGKPTVKTASLHAITEVLSAPPNLTTPPFEELLRLLQDCSGTDKQLVCQAIGLSAQLEGDYGSDWLPNTSALSALSSIVLSDRGFTRLYQTTPKDFVDVLRQSLKSDMPSVNLCALNIFCRISKLTRSSPLARDFVKSYLSILPPGAKLPPSGQSQILQIYKRLLRFEQNVPNFGSQLAYISEAIYGVPLVKLEAEKVLLVLLGPSHDMDNMLSFMKQHSPSDKVTKLLSEYALRVLVKGNKNDQLSDSDA; this is translated from the exons ATGGGTGAACTTCCTGGAAATGAGCTGCGTTTCCGTCGCGCTCTGTATCGCATATCCGCAGGTGTCCTTTGCCGGACGGACCTATGTATTATTGAAGGCTTCGTGGATCATTTGATGCGTGAGTCTCCCGGAGATGGTGAATATACGCTATCGGTGCGCGATAATGCCCTGGAGGTGGCCAGTTCCTTCAACAAGTTCATGTATCATAGGGTGGTCCTTACCCTAGTACCGAAACTGGAACGTCGCATTAGGAGCATCGTGAACAAACTCAAAATCCTTTTGACAATACACAAAGATGAGATCCAGCCAATCACTCTTTTGCAATCGAAAGGTGTTGGTTTGTTTCATCTGGCACTTGTCCGACATGCCGAGTGTCGTGTCGAACAGTTGTCCGTTCTTAAGACGCTCCTTGCCGATTCGCAATTCgtcttgtcacccttcttcGCTAGTTTAATCGCAAATCTACTTGAGTCTATTACTTGCGAAGAGTTTGAGACTTACATTTCATCGGACATTTTAAGGCTGTTGAAACGAGGGCAAAAAGGGGTAGCTTTTACTCTCTTCACACTACAGAAATACCTAAAGCCCCACGTCACCTTGAGTAGAGCAGTTGATATAACGGAGAACCTTAAGCAGTTCCTTATGCAGCAAGACGGGACAACCATTTTTGGAGCTGAGAAGGTGCCATATGAAGAGGTGAAGCGCAAGGGACCATATGGCCAGGTAGTAAGCGAATTGATCCACTGGTTCTCAGGGGCCGCATTTCGTTCTTCCAATTGCCCCCTCGCTAAATATCTCCGAGGTGTTCTGGACAGCTTCTCAGGGACTTCCCGCCTGAGCGCCCCGAATCAGGAAATCAATGCACAGCTATTACTGTTGCTGTTACCCATTAGGCTCGAGGAGTCTATCGATGCAACCCTAGTTTCAAATGTAGTTGAGTCGTATAGGTTGACTATAAGGAGGATAGCAAAATCGCaccctttggagtcagtcCAATTATACTTTATCCAAATAGTTGGACATCTGCTCGCGCTCCTCCCTGACTCGGATTTTGAAAACCTATTGATGGATATTTTGTCGGAGCAGATGAAACCGTTAGAGAAGTTAAACCAGAAAACGAAGGATGTTAGAATAAACGACGCCATTGTCTCTGCTACCCTCTACGGTTTAAGGTACGTTACAGGTGCTTATCAAATGCATGGCGGCCCGAGAACATTTGAGGGGGCATCCAAGTTGAAAGGCTACTTGACTACTCTAATCCAGTTCAGTCAAGACAAGCCAGTATACAAGAATTGTTTGTTCGAAGCAATGTTTGTAATGTTGCACCTGGAGCCCGATGATGTAACTTACCTTCCGGAATCTTCTAccactgctgctgcacgtgctTCAGaacaaatgaagttgtctaACGTGTTAGAAGCGATGCATATAAATAACCGTGATCCACTTGGCCATCTGTCTATGTGCGAAAATGCATTAAAAAGACAGGATATCACTCCCCAGGATGGCAAAATATCAACACTGATGGGGATGAAAAATATTCCTAGTATGGTGGAGGCGGTTACCGAAACTACGGGCAGCCAGCTATATGCAACAATGGTAGACTTGTATGAAGAATTGTGTAATAAGAAGGATGATGTGAAACATCCAGTGCTGGCATGTGTTTACACACGACAACATGTGGAAAGGCGTCTTCAAGATTTTAATGGCACGCTGCAAGAGCATCACATTTACAACATGCTCCTCACCATCTTACATTCCTCAATCAAGTTAAAGTATAAGAAATCCATCCGCATGCTGCGAGATGCCTGGATGCGTTACAACAGCGATAAGCATTTGTTCACTGTTCTGGTTCATTGCATTCTTCTTCGATGTCCTTTGGCTGAGTTCCCGAACGGCTCAGATTTATCGCGCATTATAAACTCACGCCCTTGCAAAGTGATACGAGTTCTGGCACCCGTTTCGTTGGACGAAAACGCTGTTTTCGGTATTGTGCACCATTCCGTGGAAGAGGGAACAGTGCCGTTAATTTTGGATCACTATTTGGCGTTTCAAGATGCAGACGTCTCAGAACTCATTCGTTCATTGTTATTGGCTGCAGAAAATACGTTGAATAAACTAAGGTCTTTTGAAAAGGAGGACTTTGAGATATATCTCGCCCCTGCAGACAAGCTGTACCAGGATTCAAGGCAATATCAACCTAATATCCACCAAAGCGACAAGAAAAAGTTTAGCAATCTTACAAAACAACAATTGGACGAGATGCGATACAAGGACCAGTGTGCTGTAAGGCGTGAGATAGCGCATCTTGTTAAGAAAGTTAATACAACCTTGTATGCACTATCCCGCGCATTGGCACATAAACGTGATTACTTGAAGGCCTTTCTACGTGATTTTCTGGTTATCTGTAAAATGGCGCTAGGAGTGAGTGTGTTGCGTGGTTCCTTTTCCCTGTTTATGGATATGCTATGTCAACAGTGTCTTATTGGCGTGCTTCCCAACACCGCAGGGCGTATTTCCTTCATACTTCAATCTATATATTCGGAGCAGGATTATCGCATTAATTACGACAATTTGAACGTTGCGCTTAACGATTTGAGTGACTCGTGTGTTACGAGCACAGAAAGCGGCATTCTCATCACTGAGATAACGACCTACGTGCTGAGCAGTTGCGATACGAATATCAGCATCAAGGAGGCTTGCCTGCGTGTAATATTGAAGTTCCTGGGAGATAGGGTTGATATAGGTCAACGCAATATTATTGATGCAGTTGCGGCGAATTTGCGTAATGAGGCATTATATCCATCCATGATAGCGACCCTCAAAGAGGCGGTCAAGTACATGGTCGACCATGAGGGAATCACTTCAATATGCAAGATAGGCCTCTCCAGCACAACGAgcctggtgagggaggTTGTAGCGTTTTATGTGCGTGATCGCAGACCAGATTCATTGGGCTCTATCGCCAAGTATTTGATGATTATGGGGATTGATGTAGCTGGATTATcatgccctgttaagcaCATCATCGATCTTTTGCCTCAATATGTTGAATGTAATCCTGAACTTCTGGACTTGGCACCGAAGGTATTTTTGCTGTACTCAGTCAATGACGTAATGGACTCCTTTCAGGCTTGCTATCAGGAAATAGACAGGATGGCCCGTGGCTCACTCATTGTGGTTCTGATTCGCTATTTCAGCATATTGTCGGAAAATGTGGTTCATTCGGATATTTTCGATCGATTTGTGTTAATGTCCGGTGATTCCTCCCACGTACACAGGACACTGGATTGTTGCAAGGCCCTTTCGAAGACAGTTCCAACGCAATCTGTAGGACTACTTATCGCTCACATGAGAACGTGGATGGACAACAAGTATCCTCAGGCTTTGGACGCTCTGCCTTCTGGTTTTCTCGCGGCATCGGATATTGTGACTCTAGGAGTATGTGCCACTTTTATGGGCTACCTACAGGAGAAGATTAAGTATGATTCTCAGGTAAAGTGGAATTTGGAACTGTTGTTAAAAATTCTATCTTTTGAGAATGAATTTTCTAAGGCGGAGGCTGGATATAATAGCGCGGCGATTATTGCGTCTCTGGCCAGAATATGCGCTCTTGAGGATGAAGAGGATTTGCTAAACACAAAGATTCCAATGTTGCTCTCATCTGTCTCCGACAACGATTTTGCCACGGTGCCGTGCGTTTCCTTGCTTAAGGGCGGTGGTCTTCTTTATCTCAAAAAGCATAATATAGTAGCCAAGATTAAAGAGTCTTTGCGCGTAAAGGGCATGCCCAGGGAGTTGTTGTTTGTGAAAGAGCTGGCCAACCAGTTCGGACGCCTATTTGAACCGTACGTGAAAGACATTTTTTCAACGTTGCTCCGATGTTTTCCCGACAGCTTTGATGTGTGCTTAGACACGTGTGCCACAGTTCTTGGTATACTCACTCCAGTTGGATTTAAGAGCATATTGCCAATTATTACCGAATCATTGGGTACGTACTCCTCTAACATTAAGTTGGGGTGCCTGCGTCTTTTGTCGCAAGTGATTAAAAACTCGAAGCTGCAGTCCGTTATAATAAAAAATGTGAGCGACGTTGTTAAGGTCGTTTCACCGTGCACAACCGACACTCAGAAGGCTGTAAAAGACGCTGCCGAACATGTGTTGGATTCTATTGTTGGGCTGGCTGGAACAGAATCCATCCTTTACCCGACTATGGGCAGCATACTGAAAGTATTATCCCATCCCTCGGATATGAATGTCCTTTCAACAATGCAGGCATTGTATGAGTATGCTCGTAATCATCCAAATGATGAGGGAAAATCGCATGCAACAATCGGTGTGGTTGAGCTTGGTCTGTTGGAACCCGTTTTATCTCGTTCTTTGAAGTCAAGAAATGGTTCGTGTCGACAGTCTGCAATTGTATTCTCTTCATGGCTCGTCTATCGTTGTGGCGGCTATCGTGAAGTGGAACTTTTCTTCACCACTTTCATGCCTAACTTGACCGACCATCTTAAGGATACGCTTCCGGAAATTCGCCGAGAAGCTGCAAGAGCGATTGGTTGTTGCGCGAATGCTTTTAAAAGGTTTGGTTGTGATACATCCAAGGTTCTCATGATTGATTTAATCAATCGTCTCATGAAGTGTTTAATGGAGTCTATAACAAGCCTTGAGCGGTGTTCAGCAGCGGCTGGTCTTGCGGAGGCCCTGTGGGCTGTTGATGACGTTTTCGTAGAGGGCATTGTCACGAAGGTGCTGAAAATATTGGACTCTAGAGACAGCACCCCTCAGATGCGTGAGGGTTGTTTGGCCCTTTTCAGACACCTACCTCTCACTTGCCATGATTACATGCTAACCAATCTTGATACCATCCTGTCGCGAGTAATGGGTATTCTTTGCGACGAGGATGAACGAGTGCGGGATATGGCGTCTAACGTCATTCGCACGGTAATAGAGAAGTACCATGAAAGCAGCAGAGATATCGTTTTCAACAATTTACGGCTGGCCTCGCGGTCGAAGGAATGGCAGACACGTAACATTGCACTGCCTTTGCTGCAGTTTCTGAATACGCTGAAGGAGGACAATAGAGTGACTGTTGAGCTATATATCGGACGTTACGACCAGAACCCTACTGTGAAAACTACGGCAATGGATATCTGGAAAGGCATGAATGTTACTCGATCCCTTCGCACAATTTTCCCTCTCGTGCTCCATAGCGTGATAGAACTGTtagagcaggatgatgatgaagaagaTACAAGGGTACAAGCTGGAGAATGCATAACCGATGCAATCTCTCGCCTGGGTTCCGACACTGTTAATGATTTTATCGAAGCGATTCTTAACTGTGATGGCGCTTTCCGCGGTCGCTGCATCGGTATTGCATCCCTGGCATCCAATGGCAAGGCCGGTATAGAGAAACACCTTCCCCGTATATTGCAGTTTTTAAAGGAATGCCTGTGCAAAACGTGCTCTTGCCACGAGGCTTCGAAGGCGCTTGCAACCTTGGCTGGATACTTCCCTGCGGTTGTATCAGAAGTGTTACCTTCTTTGGTAAGCGATCTATTCTCCAAAGATGAGAAGGATGCGTATTTGGTGGGCATAACACTGCTGATAGAGTCTCATTCCGAGTGTTACAGTGTTATTCTGCAGGAGGTGCTAAATCCGGAACTAGATGTAACCCGGCTGGCCCTTCTGGAAAGAATGCTATGCGCCAAACGCACGAAGGTTGTTTTTTCACAGCAGAACATCCTGTCACGCTGCCTTAGCCAGATGCTGCTCTACTACCGAGCATTCCCCAAGGAAACCATGGCGTCTTTTTCCGCTTTCGTCTCCTTGGTTAGGGCGGAGTCAGTTATGCGTTTGATTCACATTTTGATTGAGATGTTGGACGATTTGGCTGCTGGGTCCAATGATGGCTCCAAAAAGTCAACTTTGATTGTGTTCGTATCACGTGTACTGGAGTTACGTGACTGTGATGTTGACAGCCATTACGGGAATGTGGCAGATTCATTGTCCCGTTACATCTTCGCCGATCCCGGTACCATGGAAGCATCGATTTTGGTTTTAGATCAGCTCATCAAGAGTGCGGAGAGGCGTGCAGAACTGGATAACTTGATCGGCGCCTTCTCGAAATACTTCAGTGCATTCGGCGTTGCCAATGGCCAGGTACAACAAACGTCGCTGACTACAACTCTTCCGCTGATGATGTCGCTTATACAGAAGGGGCTGGTAAAATCCAATGCGAAGATTGAAGCAGCTAAGTGCGTGACCGCATTGCACAAGCTAGTCGGAACTGAACATATGGGTCCGTTTATTTTGAAAACCATTGGCGCCATAATTCGGTGTCTCAACGATAAGTGCCCATCGCTGCTAAAGATCTCGTTGTTAGAGGCAATTCACTCGCTGCTTCACTGCGAAGTGACACATGTGCGCGTTATTTTGTACCAGTTGCAATCGGCGCTCTTCAAGTGTTTGAGTGACGTCAACAGCGAGGTCAACATGCTAATAGGCCCAACTTTGCGTCTATATGTAAGATTGGCGCCAAACAAATCTGATTCAGTGCTTGCTGACCTGCTCCAACTGGCCTCTGACAAGGTGGGGAAGCCTACGGTAAAAACGGCCTCGTTGCACGCCATCACGGAGGTATTGAGTGCACCACCAAATCTTACCACCCCTCCATTTGAGGAATTACTGAGATTGCTGCAAGATTGCAGCGGTACCGACAAACAATTGGTTTGTCAAGCCATAGGTTTGTCAGCTCAGTTGGAGGGCGATTATGGCTCCGATTGGCTGCCCA ATACCTCGGCATTGTCTGCGCTTTCGTCCATCGTTTTAAGCGATAGAGGCTTCACCAGGCTCTATCAGACTACGCCTAAGGATTTCGTCGACGTGTTGCGCCAGAGTTTGAAATCGGACATGCCAAGTGTGAACCTCTGTGCGTTGAATATATTCTGTCGAATATCGAAGCTGACTCGATCATCTCCGTTGGCTCGAGACTTCGTGAAGTCTTACCTGAGCATCCTACCACCAGGCGCAAAGCTGCCTCCTAGCGGGCAGTCTCAGATACTTCAAATTTACAAGCGACTACTCCGTTTTGAGCAGAACGTCCCCAATTTTGGTTCGCAGTTGGCGTATATCAGCGAAGCGATTTACGGCGTTCCGTTAGTAAAGCTGGAG gctgagaagGTGCTTCTGGTGCTACTTGGACCATCGcatgacatggacaacaTGCTGTCATTTATGAAACAGCATTCGCCGTCGGACAAAGTTACGAAATTATTGTCCGAATATGCGCTACGGGTGTTGGTAAAGGGCAACAAAAACGACCAGCTGAGTGACAGCGATGCGTGA